The Thalassotalea piscium sequence CTAGCTAATGGACCAGTATTTAAATATCGTTTAGCGTCATTGATTGTACGAACTTTTTTATCACCAATATTTTTAAGAAAAGAGGGCTCATTAAGAAGCCTTAAAATAAAGGCAGCATCATCATCGTTAAATTGTCTGATGGTTAGTCGAGCGGTTTGATGAATTATTGTCATACAAAGCTAAAACAAAAGTGGCTTAGCCAATACTAAACCACTTCAATTAAAAACTGCTAGTGTTACTTTTTAGGCTTTAAAGTCAGATCATGAAAATCGAAACTAAAATCGGTTAAATTAGACACAGCCTTCATTGTGGCATAGTTAATTGTGCCGTCGACATTTAAATTAAAGTTAACATAAGCATCAGCTTCTAATGTGCGATCATCCCAACGAACAATAAACGTATTATGTTGATAGTGCTCTAGCGTGCCCATTAACTCTGGCGTTTTAGTAAATTGCATGTAAAGCTGACCATCAATTTCTTGAATTTCAATATCACCATACCAATCGTCTTGGTAAACCTGCGCATAACTTTCTAATGGTAGAGACGCTTTTGCACTTTTATCCACGCTTGCAGCCGCACTAGCTAAGCGTTCACTTTCGCGCGCTAAACGCTTATCTCTGCTTGCTTGATAATGAGCAACCCAGTCTTTTTTGGGTAGCGCTAAATACTCATTTAAAATTTGATCAGCAATAGCGTTAAATGCATAACCTGATTGTTGGTTCGTTAAAATAACCATACCTAGGTTTTCTTCTGGTACTAACACCACTTTTGACAGCATGCCTAGTATTCCACCTGTATGATAAACCAACTTAACACCATGGTAGTCTTTCATGAACCAACCTAAGCCATAGGCAAAAAAGTGGGTTTTATCGCTTTTAGTTGCCTCAGCAGATACGGGTAAAAGCGTACGAGCCTGCCATAATTCAGCACTTTGTTGCTCGCTAAACAAACGTTTTTCTTTATCACCTACTTTTTCATAGACGCCTTGATTGAGCATTGTAGTTATCCACTTGCTCATATCATTAACGCTTGATGCAACTGAACCTGCTGATGAAAACTTCTCTAGAAAATTACCACCAACCACATGAAGTTTGCCATCAAGAGGCACATGCGCTCTTGCTACATTTTTATTGCCTTTATCAATCAGTGAGAATTTAGCCTTAGTAGTATTCATTTTTAGCGGTTTGAATATTTTTTCTACAATATTTTCTTGCCAAGGCTTACCAGTAACGCGAGCGATAACTTCACCCGCTAAAATATACATTAGGTTGTCATAAGCAAATTCACTTCGAAAGCTACTTACTTCTGGCAAGTATTTAATTCCTTTAATAATATCAGCCATTGTATGCGTTGTTTCTGGCCAAATCATTAAATCTCCTGCCCCTAAACCTAAACCACTGTTATGGGCTAATAAGTCTATAATTGTAAATTCACGCGTAACGTAAGCATCGGGCATTTGAAACTCAGGAATAATATCAATTACTCGTGTACGCCATGACAACTTTCCTTGATCGACCAATTGCGCAATAAGTGCCGCAGTCATCGCTTTAGTGTTAGACGCTACGCCAAATAAGGTGTCTGCATTAACTTTATTGTCTTTTCCATGTTCTACAACACCAAACCCTTGGCTAAGAACGAGTTTACCGTCTTTAACAATAGCAACTGCAACACCTGGTACTTGAAATGTCTGCATTGTACGGGTAACAGTTTCTTTTATGGTTTCAATTTTAACGTCATGGGTGTTTGCGTTAACTACACTAGCGGCAAAGCATAAGGCACCTAAAGCAATTAAATGAATGGATTTCATTTGAATGATCCTAATAATTATTATATTTGATTAATGTAGATTACTACCGAACATTATCTGAGAATTACATATTCAGCTAGCACTATAATCAACTATATAGCCAATTAATGGTAAACAATTGATTACAGACTTTACTAACCTGTTACTCTTTCCTTTGTGACAAAGGGTGTGTGATGTTCAGAAAGCTTAAGCTGGCTTAAATTTCAATCCCTAAGTTGGAAAGCCCTTCTGATAGCGCTATTTTTTTTATTTCCGCGCATGTTTGTTTATTTTCAGTAGTATTTTGAATGAAACTAAACAATTCATTTTGCATTTCTTGCTCCCAAATCATTAGTGGGTGCTGTTCAATTTCTTCGTCAGCAACCAAAGCAGCATCATTTGGTTCAGACGCTTGGGCTAACATCAATTCAAGGTAAAAAGTAACACTATTGGCTGACAATATTGACACCGCGTTAAAGCCTTCATCATCTTCGTTGTCTTGCATGGCTTGTAATAACGACATTAACCCCATCGCTGCATCAAGCGCTGGAAACACACCAAAAAAATCGAACGCTTCGGGGTCAGGAATTTGTTCCTCGAGCTTGGTAAGTTGTGCTTGATAATTAATGTTAACTTTTTGTGACTTATCAAGACGTTGCCAAATCAAGTTCAGTTGATTTCTTAATAACGTATAATCACCAAAATCTGCCGCTTGTGAAAACATTTGATAGTTTGGAAGCATGCGTTCAAGTAATGCTGCACTGAACGCTATTTTTTGCCAAAGGGAAAGCTTACTTAAAGGAGGATGAGTTATCACTAATGGTTCCATTTGTTAAATTTAAACGTTAATTTTATACTTTAGGAGCGGCACAAAAAATCAACATGCCCTAACTTTGCTACTCACTTTGTTTCGCAAGTTGTTTTTGTGCATACTCAAAGCGCAGTCGATATTCTGTGAGTTGCGTTTCTAACTCAGCAACTTCTGTCGTTAGCTTTTCATTTAGCGCATGGTTTTCATCGCGCAAGTACTTTATGGTTTCACGCGCTTGGCTGTACTCGGATTCTTGCTTGTCCCGATTAACCTCAATACGTTGCTGTACCGATGTAATTTTTTCGTTTGATTCTTTTAGCTCTTTGGTTAACTCATTAATTTTGCTCTGGTGTTGGTGATTTTCTTGTTCAAGTGCTGACAAGCTAGATACCAACGCTTTATTACTTTGTTCTAATTGCTCACCATTACTAGTGCTTGCTGTGAGTTGCTGTTCCATTTCATTCTTTGCTTTAACAAGTGCGTCTTTACTTTCGTTCGCTTGTTCAAGCAATGTTGACTTAGCGGTTAGCTCTTGCTCTTTACTGTCTAGCTTTGACTGTAGCTCTTTTGTTAACTCTTCATTTTTAGAAAGCGCTTCTTTAGCCTTAGTAAACTCTTCAAGCTGTTCTTTGAGCTTACTAATGGTTGTTTCGTTGTCTTTTTCTACTTTTTCTTGGTGCGCCTTAAAGTTACTAAGCTCTTGTGTTTGCGCTTTTATTTTGTCTTGTAACTCATTAGTAAGGCTTTCATGTTCAGCTGCATTTTTCGCTAAGGTACTATTTTTAGACTGTTCTTCATTTACTTGTTTTGAAAGCTTTTCAGCTTTAGCTTTTTCGTTACTCAGCTCTTGGGTTTGTGTATTTATTTTTTCTTGTAATTCTTCAGTTTTATTTTCATGTTCAGCAGCACTTTTCACTAAGATGCTATTTTTAGACTGTTCTTCATTAACTTGTTTTGCAAGCTTTTCAGCTTTAGCCTTTTCGTCACTAAGCGCTTTTGTTAGCTTTTCTAATTGAGAAGATAAATCTTCACATTGTTTGGCAAACTGTATGGCTTGAGTTTGATGTTCTGATACAGAGTCTTTAGTTGATGCAATTTTACTCGCAAACTCAGATTTAGCATGAGCTTGTTCAGCTAAAGCATCGTTTAACTGATCTTTTAACGCAGATATTTGCTGATTTTGTACATTTAATGTAGCAGCCTTAGCTTGATCTGTTTTCGTTAAATTATCTTTAATTACATTAAGTTGGCTAACTTCCGAAGAAAGTGTTTTTAGTTGTTCGTTGAGTGAGTCTAGGGTTTTAGTTTGTTGCTCTTCTTTTAAAGCTAAGCTTTTAACCTTTTCAACTAATTCACTGTTTTCCTTTAACTTTTCTTTTAATACAGACTCTGTATCTGTTAATTTCGCGCCATTTAAGTCTGCATTATTTTGCAATTCACTCTGTTGACGAATACTTTCTTGCTGCAGTTTATCAATAAGCGTTTGCTGCTCTTTAATCGTCGCCTCTGATTGCGCCTGTGTTAATTCAATATGTTTTAACTGTTCACTATTGGTATTTTTAACGGCGATAAAATGCGGATGCTGTTCAATGGCATCTAACGTAATTTCTTGATTTTTTTGTGATGAGCGTACAAGTTCAGCAACTTTTTCTTCTATTTGAATATAGATATCGCCGGCTAAGCTTTGAATACTCTCTTCTATATTATCAATTTCTTTTTTCTGACCAGCCATATTATCCCCTAATTTAAATACAGCAATAAGATAAACTAGCACAGCTAAGATGTACTGTTAACATATTATTGATTCAAGTTTATACCAATTAGACGCTATTATTTCCACTTTAAGAATTAACTATTTTTAAATTAATGCCTGTATCATTAATTAAGTGCTCTACTTTAAATACAGAAAAAAACGTCAAACACAATAGGTTTATTTCCATAACCCATTGTTATAATTATAAAATAAACAACGCAGTAGTTGACTGTTTTAGCCAGTAGAAATGATCACATAGTTAGTGAGATTGGTATAAGCTTATTTACACCAACAAAAAAAGGGACTAATTAGCCCCTTTTAATAATTTAACCGCTCTAAGTATTACTTAGTTTTTTCTTCTACTGGCTTAAATTGAATGCCACTTACTTTAGCTGTACTTTCGCTGGTATTACGAAGTTGCGCTAAACGGTTAACTTGGCCAATTGAAACTAACATTGCATGAATTGGAATAAATAAACCACTTTTATGGAATTCTGTTACTTTGGCATCAGGTAACGCTTGTAGTTTTTTCTCATCAATACCGTAAAGACCTACAAGCTTTTTATTTTCACCTGTATTTAGCGATAATTGTAATTCTAATTCCATTAACAAGTCATTTTCTTGAAGCACTTTTAAGAAACTTTCAGTATTAATTTCATCTTCATAAACACGACCTAAAGACTCATGAACACTTTTTAAAAGCTCAGTTTCATTACCTTCAGCATCAAATAATGGATCATCTTTATCTTCGCCAACAAACGGACTGTCTAAATCAACACAAGCGGTTAATGTTTTTTCTTTATCAGGGTCTAGACCTAAGGTAAATGGTACTAATGAAATACTTTGTGGTACATAAATAGCATTCCACTTATCTTCACCATAATATAAGTTCTCACCTGCTTCTAAGCCCAACATAGCAACAGGGCGGAAACGTGTAGAATCTGGATCTTTAACTATAATAATTGGGTAGCTTGTTGCTGCTTGTGCAAATTCACGTGCAGTTAAAGGTACAATGTGTTGATTTTCTACATGTGCTAAGTTACGTTTTTTAGCTAATTTAAGGTTTTGATGTTGTTCTTTTTTTACAGGTACAATATTCATAAAGGTCTCTAGTTTTCTGAACTGCGTTTATAATTATTCTGCAGTCTAAATGTTAGTTAAGTAAGTTATGGTGGCATTAATATTGGCTTTCAATGGTTAATGGATAAAAAATCATACTTCTCTACAATCCAATGAATTAAAACTTAAAGTTAAATTAAATTTTACATACCTTATCAATGATATAGTAAATTTAACTTATCCCTAATTAAAGGAAATAAAATGAAACCACAACAGTTTAATTTATTCTGGTTAATTCCTTTAATATTATCGAGCTTATTAATTTCTTTAACGGCTGAGAGTAAACCTAAAACTGTTACGCTCTATGCTAAAACACCTAAAGGTTTTATAAAAGCAAAAATTAAAAATGAAACCTTTGAAGAGCTTGCGTGTTATATAGCAATAGATGGTCATAAAAAGAAGTTTCGTTTATTAGGGCAGACAGAGTCACAATGGTTTACTGCCACAGACAAACACTTTAATCATACTAACTTTAGTACTTGGTGCGACTACATAGATTTGTATCCGCAATATAAAAAGTACAAGCAAGGGTAAATTTTTATAAATCTGGCTGCCAAACAGTTAAACTCTTGATACTATACCTATTCTTTAGAAGACAGCATTATTGACCCAATGAAGTTTTATAAATTACTCTTAATTGCTTTTACTACCTTTTCAATACAAGCATTCGCCGACACTGACGGCTCTATTGATGTCAGCACTATTATGACTAAAGAAGAGTTTTTAACTTATAAAGATGTTGGTGAGTTCATCGATCATTCACCTAAGGTAACAATTGAAGTAAAACCTGAGGTAAGTGATATAAATCAATATGGCGCAGGCGTAATTAAAACATTAACAGGCTCTGACTGTAATAGAGACGGTGTAATGGACGACAATAAAACCTGCAATGCGGTGTATTACAGGCTTTGGTTAAAATACCAACGGTAGCGAATTCATAACCGTTCAGCCTCATTTGGGCATCGTCAATAATATCGTACCGGCAAAGTGTTAAAACATCCCGTCGTTAATAGCTTTGTGCAAGCCATTATTACTTCACTTTATCGTCGGTATTCTTTGATCGGTTATTTTTAGGCGTATCTACTTTCTTTTTATTCTCTTGTTCTTTGTTATTTTCTCTGGTCACTAAGATAAAAGTTAAATACATTTTTGTTGGAAGAGAAAAAAACAGCCCTAGTGCAATGCAAACTGCACTGATGATTATGCCTGTTACTCCCATTTTTTCAGGTAAATTTGCATAACTTAATAGGTAATGACCTAGCAGTAAGAGAAAAAGCCCCAAAACAATAAAAATTTTAAGTAATTTTATTAACTTATCTTCACTCATAAACACCTTAGGTATCTCAGCTACTGATAAAGCTTGCTACCAATTTTCACGTTTTGCAAAGGCTTTTACTTTATCAGGGTTAAGTTGATTGTAACGCTTAATACGGCTATTTTTCCCCATAATAACTTTAATTTGGTACCACGACTCCCTAAAAAGTGCCCATCCAGGTGAAGACCACCAACTTTTATTATAGAGTTTTTTACAACCAGCAACACTGTCAGGTGACTGGTGTATAAACGATGCGATTAAAGACTGTGCAACAACCTCTGGCTTACTATTTACGTGACTAACTAAACCTAGTGATTGAGCTTCTTGAGCCGAAACTATCTTTGCAGTCATTGCTAACTCTTTAATAGCAGCAAGGCTTGCCTTTTCTCGAAATGCAAGTGTTCCTCCCATATCGGGAATTAACCCCCAACGGCCTTCCATTATTGAAAATTCAGCGTTAGTATTGGCCACAACAAAGTCTGCCCCCATTGCTATTTGTAAGCCACCACCCCAGCATTTACCATTAATAACTGCAATAACAGGTACTGGAATATCGCGCCAACCGGTAGAAACACGTTGTGCTAAATTGGCGCGCCACGGCAAAAGCTTAAATAATAAACGCAATGCATAGCGAGAAGACGACAACACCGACTTAACGTCAAGGCCCGAACAAAAATTTTCTCCTTCGGCAGTTAGAATTACAGCTCGTATTTCACGATTTTTTTTGAGTTGTTTAATCGTTTTATCAATAGCAATAAACATTGCCATATCTATCGCATTCAGCTTTTCAGGACGCGCTAAAGCAGCGTAAGCAATATTGTTTTTAATGGTAAGTTTTACTCGATCGTTCATTATCAGCTGCAAGGTGGTTTGACCAGAACACCAAATTAACTAAAAATTTGATAAAATGAAAGCTAAGTACAGTAAAAAATTCATAAAAGATCTGTATACTCTATAGTTATACTAATCTCACTAACTATGTGATCATTTCTAGTGGCTAAAACAATCAACTACTGCGTAAAAGTAGATCACTTAATTTATGAAACTGGTATTAGCTGATACTTAAGGCTATTTTCTTATTTAAAATACACACTATAAAAGAGGTTGTTATGAATAATAGAGTTCCAAAAGTTACCTTTAAAACACGTGTTCGTAATGAAGCGTTAGGTGGCCCAAATCCATTTGAGTGGAAAGACTTAACTACTGATGAGCTATTTGCTGATCAAAACGTTATTGTGTTTTCGTTACCCGGCGCCTTTACACCGACATGTTCAACATCTCACCTGCCAAAATATGAAGCTTTATATGAAGAGTTTACTAAATTAGGTGTTGATAGAGTAGTTTGTGTTTCTGTAAACGATGCCTTTGTTATGTATCAGTGGGGCAAAAGCCAAAATGCAAAAAATGTATTTTTATTGCCTGACGGTAATGGTGAATTTACCCGTAAAATGGGTATGTTAGTTGACAAGTCTAACCTCGGCTTTGGTATGCGTAGCTGGCGCTATTCTATGTACGTTGAAAATGGCGAAATTAAAAAGCTATTTACAGAAGAAGGTTTTGAAGATAACTGTCCAATAGATCCTTTTGAGTCTTCAGATGCAGACACTATGTTATCGTATTTAAAAAATAAATAATTTATAAAGCAGGGCTTTAAGCCCTGTTTTTTCTTCTATTATCACTCCTAAATTTCTCATACTCACGCCATAAAGCGTGCTCAAAACCAGCATTAGCACTAAAGTACCATACTTCTATACGTTTGATTACGTCATGCTAACGATATTAATTTAAACGCTTGGAACGCTTATGCGCTTACTTTCAAAAACACTTTTAATCTCTTTGCTTGCTACGTTTGTTTTTACCTCACAAGCCGTATTAGCTAAGTTTACCTCATTAACTAATTTTGGCGATAATCCTGGTGAACTAACTGCGAGCTATTACCCAAGTAAAAGCGATAACTTAGTCGTTTTATTACATGGATGTGTACAAAATGGTGAAGAACTTGCTGAGCAAAGCGGGTTTTTAGGGTTAGCTAAGTCAAATAATTTTACATTATTAGTTCCTCAACAAAATGAAAACAATAATATAAAAACCTGTTTTAATTGGTTTTCTCCCCAAGATATAGACAAAGATCAAGGTGAAACACTTTCCCTTAAAAATATGATTCTACACACAAAAGCTGAAACAAAAGCCGAGAATGTTTATATCGTAGGGTTATCAGCAGGTGGCGCTATGGCAAGCGTAATGCTAGTTAATTATCCTGAATTATTTGAATCTGGAGCAATTATCGCTGGAGTACCATTTCCTTGCGCAAATAATTTAATTAAAGCGATAGCCTGTATGCGAAGCGGGCCTTCACAAACACCAACCGAGCTTACTGATTTAGTACAAAAAGCGAACCCTAAACAACAAAATTGGCCTACCTTAACTATTTGGACCGGTAATGAAGATAAAGTAGTTCATCCGCTAAATTCACATGTATTAGCTCAACATTGGGCAATACTAAACCAAATTACATCAACACCTGTTGTGGAACGCAAACAAGGTTATCAAATTAGCAAATGGCTTGACCAAGAAAATAACGCTCGAGTCAAACTTATTGAAATTGAAGATATGGGACACGGCATATCAGTTAACCCAACAGCAGAAAATGGCGGAAAAGAGGCCGCGTTCATAATAAAAGCACCTCTAGCAGCAGCTAAAAGTATCGTTAACTACTGGAAATTAAACTAAACATACGTATAAGTTTTAAGTTAAAGCATGAAAATCAATAAGTTAAACATTGGTTGTTCCATATACTACTATAGTACAAATTATATTTTGACAAAATTACTATAGAGTTTCTTTCAAACAAATAAGGTTAATTTTTGTAAGAAAAAAACATCATAATAATTATTGAGAAAATGGGGAAATTTATGAAATCACGCACCGGTAAAATTAGCTATTTAGCAATAGCCATTGCAGCTGCTTTAAGTGGCAATGTGGCGATGGCCGCAGAAGATTCAGCAGAAAAAGCTAACCAAAGTTTAGAACGCATTGAAGTTACAGCTCGTAAATCGATAGAAAGCTTACAGGAAGTACCTGTTGCTGTAACCTCTATCAGTGCAGACGAACTGTCTGAAAAAGGTATCAGTGTTATCACTGAAGTTCAGCAGTTCTCACCAAATACTACGCTACAAGCAAGTCGTGGTACTAACTCAACAATTACTGCGTTTATTCGTGGTGTTGGTCAGCAAGATCCTTTATGGGGCTATGAAGCGGGTGTTGGTATTTACATCAACGATGTTTACATCGCCAGACCTCAAGGCGCAGTACTCGACTTATTAGATATTGAGCGTGTAGAGGTGTTACGTGGTCCTCAAGGTACACTTTATGGTAAAAACACCATAGGTGGCGCAATAAAGTATGTAACTAAAGCAATGTCGGGTGATGCCGAGTTTAAAGTGCAAGGTACCGTAGGCAGTTATGGTCAAAAAGACTTAAAACTTACTGGTCAATTCCCAATTATTGATGACAAATTATTTATAGGCTTTGGTGTGGCTAGCCTTGAGCGTGATGGCTTTGGTGAATTTTTAACTTCAGCTTTGTCTAACCAAGATAACGAAAACTATAACAAAGATTTAACAGCAAGCCGCATAACACTTGAATATCACGCCACTGAAGATTTGTTTTTTAGCTTTAATTGGGATAAAACCAAAGACAAGTCAAACTCTAAAGGTGGCTACCGTTTATTACCAAGTATTTTAACGAATGCTCCTGTTCCTGACAGTGTGTTTGACTCATACACAAGCTTACCAACATGGAATGAAGTTGAACTTGAAGGTATTAGCTTCACCGCTAATTGGAGTGTGTCTGATAACACAAGTTTAAAATATGTTTATTCAACACGTGACAGCTATTCACCAACTAATATTGATTTTGACAATACCTCATTACCAATTTTTGATGTACCTGCCATTTACGACGATGAACAAAGCACTCATGAAATTCAGTTAAATAATTACGGTGAAAACTATAAGTTTGTTTCTGGCCTTTATTATTATGATGGTGAGTCTTGTGGTCAATTTGAAGCAATTCTAGGTGTACTTGGTCAGGCATTAGGGGCTGCAGGTTTAACTCGTGAAGTAAGTGGTTGTAGTAATTCAACTAGTAAAGCAGCTTACGCGCAATTAAGTTATGACTTATCAGAAAAATGGTCAATGACAGTGGGCGCTCGTTATACGCAAGATGAAAAGCAAGCCATTGTTAATAACGGGCTAATTTTTGACAATGTTTACCCTGAGTCAGGTTGGATCCCTGGCTATGTTAGACCTGAAGGCCAACTTGTTCCTACGGTACTTGATGACGAAGCAGATTGGTCTAAATTTACTCCGCGCATCGGATTCGAGTACCAAGCTAATAGTGACTTAATGTTTTTTACTAGTTTTGCCCAAGGCTTCAAATCAGGCACATTTAACCCAAGAGCAACTACAGCAGAGCCAGCGGCTAACCCGGAAGATGTTGATTCAATTGAATTAGGTATGAAAAGTGAGTGGTTAGAGAATCGTTTACGTGCCAACGTTACTTTATTCTCATTAGATCATAAAGACCGTCAATACATTTCAGTATTACCGGGTACAACGTCATCAGATCTTAATCAACGTTTAGGTAATATTGGCTCTTCAGAAGGCCAAGGGATTGAAGCAGAGTTTACCTACTTAGCAACTGACAGCTTAATGTTAACGGCCAACTTTGGTTATATTGATTCGAGCTTTAACGAAGTATACGATACTGATCCAGTAACGGGTGTTCAGTTCGATAAGTCTGATAGGTTCTCTATTGCTAATACGCCTGACTACACATACAACTTAGGGGCTAATTACACTATTGAATCAGAAGTAGGTGACTTTATTCTTAATGCGAGTTACTACTACCGTGGCGACTATGTATTATTTGAAGAAGACAGCTTATTAACGCAAGACGGTTATGGCTTAGCTAACGTAAGTGTTAAATGGTATAGCACTGACGGTAACTGGAGCGCTGGTCTT is a genomic window containing:
- a CDS encoding serine hydrolase, with protein sequence MKSIHLIALGALCFAASVVNANTHDVKIETIKETVTRTMQTFQVPGVAVAIVKDGKLVLSQGFGVVEHGKDNKVNADTLFGVASNTKAMTAALIAQLVDQGKLSWRTRVIDIIPEFQMPDAYVTREFTIIDLLAHNSGLGLGAGDLMIWPETTHTMADIIKGIKYLPEVSSFRSEFAYDNLMYILAGEVIARVTGKPWQENIVEKIFKPLKMNTTKAKFSLIDKGNKNVARAHVPLDGKLHVVGGNFLEKFSSAGSVASSVNDMSKWITTMLNQGVYEKVGDKEKRLFSEQQSAELWQARTLLPVSAEATKSDKTHFFAYGLGWFMKDYHGVKLVYHTGGILGMLSKVVLVPEENLGMVILTNQQSGYAFNAIADQILNEYLALPKKDWVAHYQASRDKRLARESERLASAAASVDKSAKASLPLESYAQVYQDDWYGDIEIQEIDGQLYMQFTKTPELMGTLEHYQHNTFIVRWDDRTLEADAYVNFNLNVDGTINYATMKAVSNLTDFSFDFHDLTLKPKK
- a CDS encoding YjaG family protein, producing MITHPPLSKLSLWQKIAFSAALLERMLPNYQMFSQAADFGDYTLLRNQLNLIWQRLDKSQKVNINYQAQLTKLEEQIPDPEAFDFFGVFPALDAAMGLMSLLQAMQDNEDDEGFNAVSILSANSVTFYLELMLAQASEPNDAALVADEEIEQHPLMIWEQEMQNELFSFIQNTTENKQTCAEIKKIALSEGLSNLGIEI
- a CDS encoding SapC family protein, with translation MNIVPVKKEQHQNLKLAKKRNLAHVENQHIVPLTAREFAQAATSYPIIIVKDPDSTRFRPVAMLGLEAGENLYYGEDKWNAIYVPQSISLVPFTLGLDPDKEKTLTACVDLDSPFVGEDKDDPLFDAEGNETELLKSVHESLGRVYEDEINTESFLKVLQENDLLMELELQLSLNTGENKKLVGLYGIDEKKLQALPDAKVTEFHKSGLFIPIHAMLVSIGQVNRLAQLRNTSESTAKVSGIQFKPVEEKTK
- a CDS encoding crotonase/enoyl-CoA hydratase family protein, with the translated sequence MNDRVKLTIKNNIAYAALARPEKLNAIDMAMFIAIDKTIKQLKKNREIRAVILTAEGENFCSGLDVKSVLSSSRYALRLLFKLLPWRANLAQRVSTGWRDIPVPVIAVINGKCWGGGLQIAMGADFVVANTNAEFSIMEGRWGLIPDMGGTLAFREKASLAAIKELAMTAKIVSAQEAQSLGLVSHVNSKPEVVAQSLIASFIHQSPDSVAGCKKLYNKSWWSSPGWALFRESWYQIKVIMGKNSRIKRYNQLNPDKVKAFAKRENW
- a CDS encoding extracellular catalytic domain type 1 short-chain-length polyhydroxyalkanoate depolymerase, encoding MRLLSKTLLISLLATFVFTSQAVLAKFTSLTNFGDNPGELTASYYPSKSDNLVVLLHGCVQNGEELAEQSGFLGLAKSNNFTLLVPQQNENNNIKTCFNWFSPQDIDKDQGETLSLKNMILHTKAETKAENVYIVGLSAGGAMASVMLVNYPELFESGAIIAGVPFPCANNLIKAIACMRSGPSQTPTELTDLVQKANPKQQNWPTLTIWTGNEDKVVHPLNSHVLAQHWAILNQITSTPVVERKQGYQISKWLDQENNARVKLIEIEDMGHGISVNPTAENGGKEAAFIIKAPLAAAKSIVNYWKLN
- a CDS encoding TonB-dependent receptor, translated to MKSRTGKISYLAIAIAAALSGNVAMAAEDSAEKANQSLERIEVTARKSIESLQEVPVAVTSISADELSEKGISVITEVQQFSPNTTLQASRGTNSTITAFIRGVGQQDPLWGYEAGVGIYINDVYIARPQGAVLDLLDIERVEVLRGPQGTLYGKNTIGGAIKYVTKAMSGDAEFKVQGTVGSYGQKDLKLTGQFPIIDDKLFIGFGVASLERDGFGEFLTSALSNQDNENYNKDLTASRITLEYHATEDLFFSFNWDKTKDKSNSKGGYRLLPSILTNAPVPDSVFDSYTSLPTWNEVELEGISFTANWSVSDNTSLKYVYSTRDSYSPTNIDFDNTSLPIFDVPAIYDDEQSTHEIQLNNYGENYKFVSGLYYYDGESCGQFEAILGVLGQALGAAGLTREVSGCSNSTSKAAYAQLSYDLSEKWSMTVGARYTQDEKQAIVNNGLIFDNVYPESGWIPGYVRPEGQLVPTVLDDEADWSKFTPRIGFEYQANSDLMFFTSFAQGFKSGTFNPRATTAEPAANPEDVDSIELGMKSEWLENRLRANVTLFSLDHKDRQYISVLPGTTSSDLNQRLGNIGSSEGQGIEAEFTYLATDSLMLTANFGYIDSSFNEVYDTDPVTGVQFDKSDRFSIANTPDYTYNLGANYTIESEVGDFILNASYYYRGDYVLFEEDSLLTQDGYGLANVSVKWYSTDGNWSAGLHVKNLTDEEYMIGGYQFVAPLPDGGYAPGLGGDNTLIGYFGDPRTVSLTVGYQF